One part of the Thermanaeromonas sp. C210 genome encodes these proteins:
- a CDS encoding aminotransferase class I/II-fold pyridoxal phosphate-dependent enzyme, whose protein sequence is MTVTGRFDPEKFISPVVKGLQPSGIRRFFELVANTQGVISLGVGEPDFVTPWHIRAACVESLERGYTMYSSNYGTPELRRAIAEYLEERFGLSYHPEKEILVTIGASEAVDLALRTILCPGDEVLIPEPCYVSYQPVTQLCGGVPVMVPTSRTRDFIISAGELEKYITPRTKALVLCYPNNPTGAVLGREDMLAIARLVEQYNLVVVADEIYAELRYDGPPVSFASLPGMQERTLLISGFSKAFAMTGWRIGYVAAHPEFLAAMVKIHQYTILCAPIMSQMAALEALRNGRSDVDRMVEQYDQRRRLVVSRLREMGLDCFEPRGAFYVFPSITVTGLTSEEFASRLLQEERVAVVPGGAFGPSGEGFIRCSYAASLQELTEALNRMERFVARQMKYPKAAATG, encoded by the coding sequence GTGACCGTAACCGGCCGTTTTGATCCTGAAAAATTTATCTCGCCCGTAGTCAAAGGCCTTCAGCCCTCCGGGATTCGGCGCTTTTTCGAGCTGGTGGCCAATACTCAAGGGGTCATCTCCTTGGGAGTGGGTGAGCCGGATTTCGTCACCCCCTGGCATATCCGAGCGGCCTGCGTAGAGTCCCTGGAGAGAGGTTACACCATGTACAGCTCCAATTACGGCACCCCCGAACTCCGGCGGGCCATTGCAGAGTATCTGGAAGAGCGCTTCGGCCTCTCCTATCACCCGGAAAAGGAGATCCTGGTGACCATAGGGGCGAGCGAAGCGGTGGACCTGGCCCTCCGTACCATCCTCTGCCCCGGCGACGAGGTGCTCATCCCCGAACCGTGTTACGTTTCTTATCAGCCCGTCACCCAGTTGTGTGGGGGCGTACCCGTGATGGTGCCGACGAGCCGCACCAGGGACTTCATCATCAGCGCTGGGGAATTGGAAAAGTACATTACTCCCAGGACCAAGGCCCTGGTCCTCTGCTACCCCAACAATCCGACGGGTGCGGTACTGGGGCGGGAGGATATGCTCGCCATTGCCCGCCTGGTAGAACAGTACAACCTTGTGGTGGTGGCGGACGAAATTTACGCCGAACTGCGCTACGACGGCCCGCCCGTATCCTTTGCTTCTCTGCCGGGCATGCAGGAGCGCACCCTTCTGATCAGCGGCTTTTCCAAAGCCTTTGCCATGACCGGCTGGCGCATAGGATACGTAGCGGCCCATCCCGAATTCCTGGCCGCCATGGTGAAGATTCACCAGTACACTATTCTCTGCGCCCCTATTATGAGCCAGATGGCGGCCCTGGAGGCCCTGCGCAACGGGCGGTCCGATGTGGACCGGATGGTGGAGCAGTACGACCAGCGGCGGCGATTGGTGGTAAGCCGCCTTAGGGAAATGGGGCTGGACTGCTTTGAGCCCCGCGGCGCCTTCTACGTCTTCCCCTCCATTACCGTAACCGGCCTGACGTCGGAAGAATTTGCCTCCCGGCTTTTACAGGAGGAGCGGGTAGCTGTGGTGCCGGGCGGCGCCTTCGGCCCCAGCGGGGAAGGCTTCATCCGCTGTTCCTACGCGGCCTCCTTGCAGGAACTTACCGAGGCCCTCAACAGGATGGAGCGCTTCGTAGCCCGCCAAATGAAATACCCCAAGGCGGCGGCCACCGGCTAA
- a CDS encoding Asp23/Gls24 family envelope stress response protein, translating into MEVIAFIGPSGTGKSHRALAVAHDYQTDLIIDDGLLIRGSRILAGVSAKEQPTRVGAIKTALFLDPQHAAEVKKQIAALAPSRILLISTSREMARRIAENLELPEPGLFIDITEVATPREIARAQQIRKRMGKHVIPVPTVEVKPRFKGPFIEPLRTFLRRRHAQPGKSKNLWVEQTIVRPTFNIWGHFYVANSVIEQLAAHLVKNEALSDPRVHVENTPAGLILHIEVTGRYGMDWRPFLLAAQKKVKAGIEEMTSLPVKAVNITVKHLVR; encoded by the coding sequence ATGGAAGTTATCGCCTTTATCGGTCCCAGCGGCACCGGCAAAAGTCACCGGGCGCTGGCCGTGGCCCATGATTACCAGACCGACCTCATTATCGACGACGGGCTCTTAATACGGGGAAGCCGTATCCTCGCCGGGGTGTCGGCCAAGGAACAACCCACCCGCGTTGGAGCCATCAAGACGGCCTTGTTCCTCGACCCCCAGCATGCGGCCGAAGTTAAGAAGCAAATCGCCGCCCTGGCGCCCTCCCGGATTCTCCTCATCAGCACCTCCCGGGAGATGGCCCGCCGCATTGCCGAGAATCTCGAATTGCCCGAGCCCGGCCTGTTTATCGATATCACCGAGGTGGCTACCCCGCGGGAGATTGCCCGGGCCCAGCAAATCCGCAAGCGCATGGGCAAGCACGTAATCCCGGTCCCGACGGTAGAAGTCAAGCCCAGGTTCAAAGGGCCCTTCATCGAGCCCCTCCGTACCTTTCTGCGGCGGCGCCACGCCCAGCCGGGCAAGAGCAAGAATCTCTGGGTAGAGCAAACTATAGTGCGACCCACTTTTAATATCTGGGGACATTTCTACGTGGCCAACAGCGTAATCGAACAGCTGGCCGCCCACCTGGTGAAGAACGAAGCCCTGTCGGACCCCCGGGTCCATGTAGAAAATACTCCCGCCGGTCTCATTCTCCACATTGAAGTGACGGGACGTTACGGTATGGACTGGAGGCCCTTCCTGCTGGCGGCCCAAAAAAAAGTGAAGGCAGGGATCGAGGAGATGACTTCCCTGCCGGTGAAGGCCGTAAATATTACGGTTAAACACCTGGTCCGCTAG
- a CDS encoding DnaD domain-containing protein: MPASRRWPADLLATLFEDGLVTIPSPLLQYYTRLGLLEIEVMVIIHLLRCRQIEHDRFPSPEKLSQYLSIDSEEAKNVLAGLMEKQLITVEPYYNPDTGRWFNAFSLRNLWHRLVEVMAVEGGGLTPREPNSLPPEDRTAISETGLGEIYRTFEKEFGRPLSPFESSQIADWYQNPDLKPELIIEALKRAVLRGALNFRYIDSILKDWLRHNIRTVQEAVAYDERLLRQRPGKKRRAELPTEDKYRELYRLEPGK, from the coding sequence ATGCCTGCATCCCGCCGGTGGCCGGCCGACCTTCTGGCCACCTTGTTTGAAGACGGCCTTGTGACCATTCCCAGCCCTTTACTTCAATATTATACCCGCCTCGGCCTCTTAGAGATAGAGGTTATGGTCATTATCCACCTGTTGCGGTGCCGGCAAATCGAGCACGACCGCTTTCCATCTCCGGAGAAGCTCAGCCAGTACCTATCTATAGATAGTGAAGAAGCCAAAAACGTCCTCGCCGGACTCATGGAGAAACAGCTCATTACCGTGGAGCCCTACTATAACCCGGACACCGGCCGCTGGTTCAATGCCTTCTCCTTACGCAACCTGTGGCACCGCCTGGTGGAGGTCATGGCTGTCGAGGGCGGGGGCCTTACCCCCAGGGAACCGAATTCCTTACCCCCCGAGGACCGCACCGCCATCTCCGAAACGGGCCTTGGCGAGATTTACCGGACCTTTGAAAAGGAGTTCGGGCGTCCCCTGTCGCCCTTCGAGAGCAGCCAGATTGCCGACTGGTATCAAAATCCTGATCTCAAACCCGAATTGATCATCGAGGCTTTAAAAAGGGCCGTTTTGCGCGGGGCCCTTAATTTTCGCTACATCGATTCCATCTTGAAGGATTGGCTGCGCCACAACATCCGCACGGTCCAGGAGGCCGTCGCCTATGACGAACGCCTGCTGAGGCAGAGGCCGGGTAAGAAAAGACGCGCGGAACTTCCCACCGAGGATAAATACCGCGAACTCTACCGCCTGGAACCGGGAAAATAA
- a CDS encoding ATP-binding protein: MQKLRIPAELLQRPSTAAEAGPSASHGSPPPSCSECGDRGIVLRDGRAYRCKCMQIKAWHNRLRSAHLTPHLSRHTFASFDLRYYSRHRYDELTGTTYYEAARRCLEACKQFVNQYVQGEAPRGLFIFGPVGSGKTFLAAAVANALTAMHQEVLFVVVPDLLDEIRATYDRRPEVESPTEQELLTTARDAPVLILDDLGAHNYTEWTRNKIFSLINYRLIHDLPAIITSNLDLKQLEEYLGERTTSRLLQLCRSYHLPVEQDIRYILSREGRR; the protein is encoded by the coding sequence GTGCAGAAACTGCGAATACCTGCCGAATTGTTACAACGACCGTCTACCGCCGCCGAAGCCGGACCTTCGGCTTCCCATGGATCCCCCCCTCCTTCCTGTTCGGAGTGCGGTGACAGGGGAATAGTCCTTCGCGACGGCCGCGCCTACCGCTGCAAGTGTATGCAGATCAAGGCCTGGCATAACCGGCTTCGTTCCGCTCACCTCACTCCTCACCTCAGCCGCCACACTTTCGCCAGCTTCGACCTGCGTTATTATTCCCGGCACCGTTACGACGAGCTGACAGGGACCACCTACTACGAAGCGGCCCGCCGCTGCTTGGAGGCCTGCAAGCAGTTCGTCAACCAATACGTCCAGGGAGAGGCGCCGCGGGGACTCTTCATCTTCGGGCCGGTGGGCAGCGGCAAGACCTTTCTGGCTGCAGCCGTGGCCAACGCCCTTACGGCCATGCACCAGGAAGTGCTCTTTGTGGTCGTGCCCGACCTCCTGGATGAGATCCGCGCCACCTACGACCGGCGCCCGGAAGTAGAAAGCCCCACCGAACAGGAGCTCCTCACCACGGCCCGGGACGCGCCGGTCTTAATCCTGGACGACCTGGGAGCCCATAACTATACCGAGTGGACGCGCAACAAAATATTCTCCCTAATCAACTACCGTTTAATCCACGACCTGCCTGCCATCATCACCAGCAACCTGGATTTGAAGCAGCTGGAAGAATATCTGGGCGAGCGTACCACGTCACGCTTGCTCCAGCTCTGCCGGTCCTATCACCTGCCGGTGGAGCAGGACATACGCTACATCCTAAGCAGAGAAGGGCGCCGCTAA
- a CDS encoding FeoA family protein: MTLDQAKKGHLYRVTQLPGKEIRSQAIRFGLWEGAVVTCKEVIPRGPVIVGRNHQEIAIGRGLARRIHIEPVVAYQKVS, translated from the coding sequence GTGACTCTGGACCAGGCAAAAAAGGGACATCTCTATCGCGTTACCCAGCTGCCCGGCAAGGAAATACGCAGCCAGGCCATACGGTTCGGTCTCTGGGAAGGTGCGGTGGTCACCTGCAAAGAGGTTATTCCCCGCGGGCCGGTTATCGTGGGGCGCAATCACCAGGAGATTGCCATCGGCCGGGGGCTGGCCCGGCGGATCCATATAGAGCCCGTAGTGGCATACCAGAAGGTGTCTTAA
- the feoB gene encoding ferrous iron transport protein B — protein sequence MSCHSLKPPLNLPSAGRRIVLVGNPNVGKSVFFNALTGLYADVSNFPGTTLEIHHGRVGNDVIIDTPGIYGVSSFNDEERVARDIIFEADVVINVVDAVHLDRDLFLTQQLIDMGFPVVVALNMVDEAAREGLKVDHAKLSEMLGVPVVPTVATKRQGLEELKKAVARAQLGRALPGLEEMLRPILPKVHNRAEALLILEGDPWVAARHRVKPMDKREEVYLLRRQRVDEIVAAVVREDMSRASFKTHLGQWMLRPLTGVPLLLLTLYLLYQFIGVFIAQTVVAITEEEIMQGYYEPFIRGLLAPILGDSALGTILIGEFGLLTMTVTYILGLLLPLVVGFYLCLSLLEDSGYLPRIAVLVDRVLMHLGMNGRGIIPLILGAGCVTAATITTRLLGNPREKLIATFLLALTIPCSAQLAVITSMLVPLGSKYVLAYVLVLFSVLGVAGTVLNRVLPGQPSDLFIDLPPLRWPQPENVLKKTYTKTYVFLREATPLFAAGALLIGILQVSGLLSLIQTFLAPLTVNWLQLPREAATAFIMGFIRRDFGAAGLYSLPLTPPQTLVALVTITLFVPCIASALVILKERGLRQAVTIWSSVLVLAFLLGGIISHILI from the coding sequence GTGAGCTGCCATAGCCTTAAGCCGCCCCTCAATTTGCCGTCTGCAGGCCGTCGGATAGTTTTAGTGGGCAATCCCAACGTGGGCAAATCCGTTTTCTTTAATGCCTTGACCGGCCTGTACGCCGATGTTTCCAACTTTCCCGGCACCACCCTTGAGATCCATCACGGCCGGGTAGGCAACGACGTGATCATCGATACCCCCGGCATTTACGGGGTTTCTTCCTTCAATGACGAAGAAAGAGTCGCCCGGGATATTATTTTCGAGGCGGACGTGGTCATTAACGTGGTGGATGCCGTCCACCTGGACCGGGACCTGTTTCTTACCCAGCAGTTGATCGATATGGGCTTTCCAGTGGTAGTAGCCCTCAATATGGTCGATGAAGCCGCCAGGGAAGGCCTCAAGGTCGACCATGCTAAATTATCCGAAATGTTGGGGGTACCTGTGGTTCCCACCGTGGCCACTAAAAGGCAGGGTTTAGAGGAACTGAAAAAGGCGGTGGCTCGCGCCCAACTGGGTCGGGCCTTGCCCGGCCTGGAGGAAATGCTCCGGCCTATTTTGCCCAAAGTCCATAACAGGGCGGAAGCCTTGTTGATCCTAGAAGGCGATCCCTGGGTGGCCGCCCGCCACCGGGTAAAGCCCATGGACAAACGGGAGGAAGTGTACCTCCTGAGGCGGCAGCGGGTAGACGAGATAGTGGCGGCCGTAGTCCGGGAAGACATGTCCCGGGCCTCCTTTAAGACCCACCTGGGGCAATGGATGCTCCGTCCCCTCACGGGCGTTCCCCTGTTACTGCTCACCCTTTACCTCCTCTATCAGTTCATCGGCGTGTTTATCGCCCAGACCGTGGTAGCCATCACGGAAGAGGAGATCATGCAGGGTTATTACGAACCCTTCATACGGGGGCTGCTCGCACCCATCCTGGGAGACAGTGCCCTGGGTACCATCTTAATAGGGGAGTTCGGCCTTCTCACCATGACGGTCACCTACATCCTGGGCCTTCTGCTCCCCCTGGTAGTGGGTTTCTACCTATGCCTTTCCCTTCTGGAGGATTCGGGCTATCTGCCCCGCATTGCCGTCCTGGTCGATCGCGTACTGATGCACCTGGGCATGAACGGCCGGGGGATCATTCCCCTTATCCTGGGAGCGGGCTGCGTAACCGCGGCTACCATTACCACCCGCCTCCTGGGGAATCCCCGGGAAAAACTAATCGCCACCTTTCTTCTGGCTCTAACCATACCCTGTTCGGCCCAGTTGGCGGTAATTACCAGTATGCTGGTCCCCCTGGGGTCCAAATACGTCCTGGCCTATGTGCTCGTCCTTTTTAGCGTGCTGGGGGTTGCCGGTACCGTCCTTAACCGCGTCCTGCCGGGGCAGCCCAGCGATCTCTTCATCGACCTTCCCCCGCTGCGCTGGCCGCAGCCGGAAAACGTCTTGAAAAAGACCTATACCAAGACTTACGTGTTTCTCCGGGAGGCTACTCCCCTCTTTGCCGCCGGCGCCCTTCTCATAGGGATACTTCAGGTGAGCGGGCTCTTATCTCTCATCCAGACTTTCCTCGCTCCCCTGACGGTGAACTGGCTGCAGCTGCCCCGGGAAGCGGCCACGGCCTTTATAATGGGATTTATCCGCCGCGACTTCGGCGCCGCAGGCCTTTACTCTTTGCCCCTTACACCCCCGCAGACGCTGGTGGCCCTGGTGACCATCACCCTCTTTGTTCCCTGTATTGCCTCGGCCCTGGTCATCTTAAAGGAGAGGGGCCTGCGCCAGGCCGTCACCATCTGGAGCAGTGTTCTGGTCCTGGCCTTCCTCCTGGGAGGTATAATATCCCATATCCTCATATAG
- a CDS encoding phosphate propanoyltransferase, translating to MDKTLLEVPVGVSGRHVHLTPEHFRILFGPEATVTKIKDLVQPGEFAARETVTVVGPKGVLENVRIIGPLRPYSQVEVSRTDCFRLGVNPPVRDSGHLEDSPGCVLVGPAGVVTLERGVIIALRHIHMPPEEAKRCGLKDKDTVDVVVEGERGLIFKNVLVRVHPNFRLEFHIDTDEANACLLANGNKVKAVMPDVARRTARAVALELTG from the coding sequence ATGGATAAAACCCTGTTAGAAGTGCCCGTAGGCGTTTCCGGCCGCCACGTGCATCTTACACCAGAACATTTCCGCATCCTCTTCGGACCCGAGGCAACCGTGACTAAAATTAAGGATCTGGTCCAGCCGGGAGAATTTGCCGCCCGCGAAACCGTAACCGTAGTGGGGCCCAAGGGTGTCCTGGAGAACGTGCGCATCATCGGCCCCCTCCGCCCGTACTCCCAAGTAGAGGTGTCTCGCACCGACTGTTTCAGGCTGGGAGTCAATCCCCCGGTTAGGGATTCGGGCCATCTGGAGGACAGCCCGGGGTGCGTCCTGGTAGGGCCGGCTGGAGTGGTCACCCTCGAACGGGGAGTTATCATAGCCCTGCGCCACATCCATATGCCCCCCGAGGAAGCCAAGAGGTGCGGCCTGAAGGACAAGGACACCGTGGACGTTGTCGTAGAAGGGGAGAGGGGCCTGATCTTTAAAAACGTGCTGGTGCGAGTCCACCCCAATTTCCGGCTGGAATTCCATATAGATACCGACGAAGCCAATGCCTGTCTCTTGGCCAACGGCAACAAGGTAAAAGCAGTGATGCCGGACGTGGCCAGGAGAACCGCCCGGGCCGTAGCCCTGGAGCTTACCGGATGA
- a CDS encoding Glu/Leu/Phe/Val family dehydrogenase has translation MALEETSPNPLRAAQQEIRKAVQALNLDPIVADLLSEPQRFVEVSFPVKMDDGSTRVFKGYRSQHNNALGPFKGGIRFHPEVNADEVKALSIWMSLKCAVLGLPLGGGKGGVKCNPKELSRRELEELSRAYVRSIAQVIGPEKDVPAPDVYTNPQVMAWMADEFSSLNGYNTFGVITGKPLEIGGSAGRSEATGRGCVFAIREACARLSIPLQNATVAVQGFGNAGSVVARLLHEMGARIIAVTDSTGGAYRSEGIDPISLLEFKQQTGSVKGAPGTTPLSNEQLFALECDIIIPAALENAITAAVAEDIRARIIAEAANGPTTPEADKILEDKGVLVIPDILANAGGVTVSYFEWVQNLTNYYWTEEEVNRRLEEMMVRAFQDVYQMHLDKKVSMRDAAYMVAVNRIAGAMKVRGWV, from the coding sequence ATGGCATTAGAGGAAACCTCACCTAATCCTCTTCGGGCTGCTCAACAGGAAATACGTAAAGCAGTGCAGGCCTTGAACCTCGATCCTATCGTCGCCGACCTTTTGAGTGAGCCCCAGAGATTTGTGGAGGTTTCTTTTCCCGTGAAAATGGATGACGGGAGCACCAGGGTTTTTAAAGGTTATCGCTCGCAGCATAACAACGCCCTGGGGCCCTTCAAAGGTGGCATCAGGTTTCATCCTGAAGTGAATGCCGATGAAGTAAAGGCCCTGTCTATCTGGATGAGCTTAAAATGTGCTGTTCTCGGCCTCCCCCTGGGTGGGGGCAAAGGGGGCGTGAAATGCAATCCCAAAGAGCTGTCCCGCCGGGAGCTCGAGGAACTGAGCCGTGCCTATGTACGAAGCATAGCCCAGGTAATCGGGCCGGAGAAGGACGTTCCGGCCCCGGATGTCTACACCAACCCCCAGGTGATGGCCTGGATGGCCGATGAGTTCAGTAGCCTCAACGGCTACAACACCTTCGGGGTAATTACCGGGAAGCCCCTGGAAATCGGGGGCTCGGCCGGACGCAGCGAGGCCACCGGCCGCGGTTGTGTTTTTGCCATTCGTGAGGCCTGCGCCCGGTTAAGTATTCCCCTGCAGAATGCTACCGTCGCCGTCCAGGGCTTCGGTAACGCCGGTTCCGTGGTAGCCAGGCTCCTCCACGAAATGGGGGCCAGAATTATCGCCGTGACCGACTCTACCGGCGGTGCCTACCGTTCCGAAGGCATAGATCCCATAAGTTTGCTGGAATTTAAGCAACAAACCGGCAGCGTCAAGGGAGCGCCGGGAACGACCCCTTTGAGCAACGAACAATTGTTTGCCCTAGAATGTGACATAATTATCCCGGCCGCCCTGGAAAACGCAATTACGGCCGCCGTAGCCGAGGACATAAGAGCCCGGATAATTGCCGAAGCCGCCAACGGCCCGACGACCCCGGAAGCCGATAAAATACTGGAGGACAAGGGCGTCCTTGTAATACCGGACATCCTGGCCAATGCCGGCGGGGTAACGGTATCTTACTTCGAATGGGTACAAAACTTGACTAATTACTACTGGACGGAAGAAGAGGTAAACCGCCGCCTTGAAGAAATGATGGTCCGCGCCTTCCAAGACGTTTACCAGATGCATTTGGACAAGAAAGTCTCCATGCGGGATGCGGCCTATATGGTGGCGGTAAACAGGATTGCCGGGGCCATGAAAGTACGTGGATGGGTGTAG
- a CDS encoding IclR family transcriptional regulator, with protein MPQEQKGREGKNSKVQGVQAVDRALSILEALARAEGPVMLSALSSEMGLHISTVHRLLNTLARRGFVEQEPYQGRYRLGLKVFEIGNRALYSLDIRAVARPYLRELVEEFNETANLAVLDGFEVVYIDQVESRNIIKMLARPGTRTPAYCTGTGKALLAFLSPFQWERFLATTPLRAFTRATITDPEELEQELEKIREQGFAVDKGELEEGVRCVAAPIKNHEQRVVAALSVSGPSSRITDELLHGKLAERVKTAAVNISQILGSGEARL; from the coding sequence GTGCCGCAGGAGCAGAAGGGACGGGAAGGGAAGAATTCTAAAGTCCAGGGCGTTCAGGCCGTGGACCGGGCCTTGTCCATCCTGGAGGCCTTGGCCCGCGCCGAGGGCCCGGTCATGCTCTCGGCTTTAAGCTCCGAGATGGGGCTGCATATCAGCACCGTGCACCGGCTCCTTAATACCCTGGCCCGCAGGGGGTTTGTGGAACAGGAACCCTACCAGGGCAGGTACCGCCTGGGCCTTAAGGTCTTTGAAATCGGAAATCGAGCCCTGTATTCCCTGGACATACGCGCCGTGGCCCGTCCTTACCTGCGGGAGCTGGTGGAGGAATTCAACGAAACGGCCAACCTGGCCGTGCTGGACGGTTTTGAAGTGGTGTATATCGATCAAGTAGAATCCAGAAACATCATTAAAATGCTGGCCCGCCCGGGCACCCGCACGCCTGCCTACTGCACAGGCACAGGCAAGGCACTGCTGGCATTCCTCAGTCCTTTCCAATGGGAAAGATTTCTGGCCACTACCCCTTTAAGGGCCTTCACCCGGGCCACCATTACCGATCCTGAAGAGCTGGAGCAGGAGCTGGAAAAAATCAGAGAACAGGGTTTCGCCGTAGACAAGGGCGAGCTCGAGGAAGGAGTGCGATGTGTCGCCGCCCCCATCAAAAACCACGAACAAAGGGTAGTGGCTGCCCTGAGCGTTTCCGGCCCCAGCAGCCGTATAACAGATGAGCTGTTACACGGTAAACTGGCGGAAAGGGTTAAAACCGCCGCGGTTAATATTTCCCAGATCCTGGGGTCCGGCGAGGCCCGGCTGTAA
- a CDS encoding sigma 54-interacting transcriptional regulator — MSGRVDLLAEVLASLRHGFIMVDGAGRVTRINPQALSFLGLPEQEVRGRRLTEIFPSTRLAEVFTTGRPLVGTTYRGLNHTLRISYFPLGVSDGGAVVVLEPVGSPSPYEEELPSRQNLIDLYEALLAELPLCLVVVDKEARVVYCNDNYRALLKLDDRRVENRPVREIIPFTRLPEVLSTGRPYLDPGLEFEGQKLLVAEVPLKKSGEILGGVGRVVSQDTVALESIRDFRRRFEILENKLLLYKHELETLQQNRSPFAEIIGVSPEMQRLKSQAARIARGEANVLLLGESGTGKELFARAIHLASPRGREPLVKINCAAIPENLLEAELFGYEEGAFTGAVRGGKPGKFELADGGTIFLDEIGDLPLTMQPKLLRVLQERAFERVGGRKTIRVSVRVIAATNKDLQAQVKEGKFRLDLYYRLAVITLHIPPLRERPADIEPLCEMLIERFNRRYGLAVRSLSPEVKEFFKKYSWPGNVRELENVLEYAFNFLEPEEEVIRLHHLPPGFGGEGGPHGLQLKEAVARAEQAAIKKALRAAGGNKQEAARLLGIHPSGLYQKLKKYNLE, encoded by the coding sequence GTGTCGGGTCGGGTAGACTTACTGGCCGAGGTCCTGGCCTCCTTGCGCCACGGTTTTATAATGGTAGACGGCGCGGGCCGGGTTACCCGGATAAATCCCCAAGCTTTATCCTTCCTGGGTCTTCCGGAACAGGAGGTGAGGGGAAGAAGGTTAACGGAAATATTCCCCTCCACGCGCCTGGCCGAGGTTTTCACCACCGGACGCCCCCTGGTGGGTACCACCTACCGCGGATTAAACCATACCCTGCGCATCAGCTATTTTCCCCTGGGGGTGAGTGACGGGGGAGCCGTCGTCGTTTTAGAACCGGTTGGTTCACCTTCACCCTATGAAGAGGAACTGCCGTCCCGGCAAAACCTTATCGACCTCTATGAGGCCCTTCTGGCCGAACTGCCCCTGTGCCTGGTAGTAGTGGACAAGGAGGCCCGGGTGGTCTACTGCAACGATAACTACCGGGCCCTCCTGAAGTTGGATGACCGGCGGGTCGAGAACCGCCCGGTAAGGGAGATCATCCCCTTTACGCGGTTGCCCGAAGTCCTCTCTACGGGTCGGCCCTACCTCGATCCCGGCCTGGAGTTCGAGGGTCAAAAGCTCCTCGTGGCCGAGGTTCCCCTGAAAAAAAGCGGCGAAATCCTGGGGGGCGTGGGCCGGGTCGTATCCCAGGACACCGTAGCTTTAGAAAGTATAAGGGACTTTCGCCGCCGCTTTGAGATCCTGGAAAATAAACTCCTTTTATACAAGCACGAGCTGGAGACGCTGCAACAGAACCGGTCACCCTTTGCCGAGATCATCGGTGTCAGCCCGGAGATGCAGCGTCTAAAAAGCCAGGCCGCCCGCATAGCCCGTGGGGAGGCCAACGTCTTGCTCCTGGGTGAGAGCGGCACCGGTAAAGAGCTCTTTGCGCGGGCCATTCACCTGGCGAGCCCCCGGGGTCGGGAACCCCTGGTCAAGATCAACTGTGCGGCCATTCCGGAAAACCTGCTGGAGGCCGAGCTTTTCGGATATGAGGAGGGAGCCTTCACCGGGGCCGTCCGGGGAGGTAAACCCGGTAAGTTCGAGCTGGCGGATGGAGGTACCATCTTCCTGGATGAGATCGGCGACCTCCCCCTGACTATGCAGCCCAAGCTGCTGCGCGTGCTCCAGGAACGCGCCTTTGAGCGGGTGGGCGGCAGGAAGACCATCAGGGTAAGCGTCCGGGTAATTGCCGCCACCAATAAGGACCTGCAGGCCCAGGTCAAAGAGGGCAAATTCCGCCTGGACCTCTATTACCGCCTGGCAGTCATAACCCTTCACATCCCGCCCCTGCGGGAGCGACCCGCCGATATCGAGCCTCTATGCGAAATGCTTATAGAGAGGTTTAACCGCCGCTACGGGCTAGCGGTCCGTTCCTTAAGCCCGGAGGTAAAGGAGTTCTTTAAAAAGTACTCCTGGCCGGGGAACGTGCGGGAACTGGAGAACGTCCTGGAATACGCCTTTAACTTCCTGGAGCCGGAGGAAGAAGTCATTCGGCTGCACCACCTACCCCCCGGCTTCGGAGGGGAAGGCGGTCCCCACGGCCTGCAGCTTAAGGAAGCGGTGGCCCGGGCCGAGCAGGCGGCCATTAAGAAGGCCCTGCGGGCAGCAGGGGGCAATAAGCAGGAAGCGGCACGCCTGCTGGGCATACACCCTTCCGGCCTATACCAGAAACTAAAAAAATATAACCTGGAATGA